Part of the Halorhabdus utahensis DSM 12940 genome, GCGACCGATCGATCCTGGACTGTGCCGCACTTCGAGAAAATGCTCTATGACAACGCCGAGATCCCGCGGGCGCTCATCGAGGGCTATCGGGTGACCGGCGACGAGCGCTACGCCCGCGTCGCCGGCGAGACGTTCGAGTTCCTCGACCGCGAACTTGGCCATCCCGAGGGCGGGTTCTATAGCACGCTCGACGCCCGCAGCGAGGGCGAGGAGGGGAAGTTCTACGTCTGGACACCCGAGGAGGTCCGGGCGGCCGTTGGGGACGAAACCGACGTCTCGCTCGTCCTCGACCGCTACGGGATCACCGAGGACGGCAATTTCGAGGACGGTCAGACTGTCCTGACGATCGCCGCGAGCGTGGACGAACTGGCCGCCCAGTCGGGGCTCGAAGTCGATGACGTCCAGGACCGACTCGATCGGGCACGCGAGCAGCTGTTCGACGCGCGGTCGGAACGCACCCGACCCCCCCGCGACGAGAAGATCCTCGCAGGCTGGAACGGGCTGGCCATCTCCGCGCTCGCCGAGGGATCGCTCGCGCTCGAGGACGATATCCTGGATCGCGCCGTCGATGCCCTGGAATTCGTCCGGGAGACGCTCTGGGACGAGGATAGCGGCCTCCTGAAGCGTCGATTTATCGACGGTGACGTCCGCGTTGAGGGGTACCTCGAAGATTACGCCTTCCTCGCTCGGGGCGCACTCGACTGCTATCAGGCGAGTGGCGATCCCGATCAGCTCGCGTTCGCGCTGGATCTCGCCGAAGAGATAGAGTCGCGATTCTTCGACGAGGATGCGGGAACGCTATATTTCACCGAGGAAGCTGGAAGCGACGCCGGGACGGACCTGCTTGCTCGCCCCCAGGAGCTGACGGACCGCTCGACACCCTCCAGCGCCGGCGTGGCTGTCGACGTGCTCGTCACGCTCGACGAATTTGTCCCGCACGATCGGTTCGGAGTGGTCGCGGGTGCGGTCCTGGAAACACACCACAGTGCTATCGCCGCTGACGCGCTCCAGCACGCGTCGCTGGTGCTGGGAAGTGATCGCGACCAGCACGGCTCGACCGAACTGACGATCGCCGCCGATGAGATCCCGGCAGAATGGCGCGAACGCGTCGGAGAGGTGTACCTCCCCGCTCGCGTACTCGCTCGACGGCCGGCGACCGAAGCCGGGCTAGCGGAGTGGCTAGACCAGTTCGGGCTCGAGGACGCGCCGCCGATCTTCGCCGGGCGGGCGGCCGACGGCGGGCCGACGATCTACGCCTGCCGGGAGTTCACGTGCTCGCAGCCGCTGCAGGACATCGAGGACGCGCTGGCGTGGTTCGACAGTGGGGCCTGAGTGCGATTCAGGCGGTCGATTCGGCCGATTCGAGCTGAGTTGCCAGATGGACGGCGATCGGTTCACGCTCCGCCTCGACGAAGCGGGCGAGTTCCTCGCCGTCGCGCTCGACGACA contains:
- a CDS encoding thioredoxin domain-containing protein, translated to MTDPTDRNRLAAEGSPYLQAHADNPVHWQPWDETALSTAEDEDKPIFLSIGYAACHWCHVMAEESFEDEATAAVLNENFVPIKVDREERPDVDRIYQTLAQLLGQQGGWPLSVWLTPDGRPFYVGTYFAPDSRGGRPGFADLLEDLKETWENDRDGIEQRADQWADAISGELEGTPTPADPSDVRSDELLRAGADAAVRTADREQGGFGSGGPKFPQPGRLQLLLRADARFGSERSADGDGADPGEYRAVLTESLDAMVDGGLYDHVGGGFHRYATDRSWTVPHFEKMLYDNAEIPRALIEGYRVTGDERYARVAGETFEFLDRELGHPEGGFYSTLDARSEGEEGKFYVWTPEEVRAAVGDETDVSLVLDRYGITEDGNFEDGQTVLTIAASVDELAAQSGLEVDDVQDRLDRAREQLFDARSERTRPPRDEKILAGWNGLAISALAEGSLALEDDILDRAVDALEFVRETLWDEDSGLLKRRFIDGDVRVEGYLEDYAFLARGALDCYQASGDPDQLAFALDLAEEIESRFFDEDAGTLYFTEEAGSDAGTDLLARPQELTDRSTPSSAGVAVDVLVTLDEFVPHDRFGVVAGAVLETHHSAIAADALQHASLVLGSDRDQHGSTELTIAADEIPAEWRERVGEVYLPARVLARRPATEAGLAEWLDQFGLEDAPPIFAGRAADGGPTIYACREFTCSQPLQDIEDALAWFDSGA